The Rhodocytophaga rosea genome has a segment encoding these proteins:
- a CDS encoding GreA/GreB family elongation factor, with protein MEDKLSLKIKIYNECLRMQKNMVETARMAIREAQENANTSEDSMEEGFVSYREQLQHTRDMYTMQLQTTQNDLETLQQVPAHSLTPIIEAGAIVHTDKQHFFIAVSIGKVTVDNKTYFPISTSAPIFQAMVGLKKGDTFQFRDRQYKIQEVF; from the coding sequence ATGGAAGACAAACTAAGCCTGAAGATTAAGATATATAATGAATGCCTTCGAATGCAGAAGAACATGGTAGAAACGGCCCGAATGGCTATACGGGAAGCTCAGGAGAATGCCAATACCAGTGAAGATTCAATGGAGGAAGGTTTCGTATCCTATAGGGAGCAATTGCAGCATACCAGAGATATGTATACCATGCAGTTGCAAACTACTCAAAATGACCTGGAAACGTTGCAGCAAGTGCCTGCACACAGCCTTACACCAATTATTGAAGCCGGCGCTATTGTTCATACAGATAAGCAGCATTTTTTTATTGCCGTCAGTATCGGAAAGGTAACAGTAGATAATAAGACCTATTTCCCTATTTCGACATCTGCGCCTATTTTCCAGGCGATGGTAGGGCTCAAAAAGGGCGATACTTTTCAATTCCGCGACAGGCAGTATAAAATACAGGAGGTATTCTAA
- a CDS encoding sigma-70 family RNA polymerase sigma factor, whose translation MRQLKISKQITNRESQSLDKYLQEIGKVDLLTPDEEVELAKRIREGDQLALEKLTKANLRFVVSVAKQYQNQGLSLGDLINEGNLGLIKAAQRFDETRGFKFISYAVWWIRQSILQALAEQSRIVRLPLNRVGSLNKISKTFSELEQKYEREPSPDELAEVLEVTTSEVVDTLKISGRHVSMDAPFVQGEENSLLDVLENDSEDTPDSELINDSLRREVQRALATLTMREAEVITFYFGLNGEHAMTLEEIGEKFNLTRERVRQIKEKAIRRLRHTSRSKALKPYLG comes from the coding sequence ATGAGACAACTTAAAATTAGCAAGCAAATAACCAATCGCGAGAGTCAGTCGCTCGATAAGTATTTGCAGGAAATAGGTAAAGTTGATCTGTTAACTCCCGACGAAGAAGTAGAACTAGCTAAGCGAATCCGGGAGGGTGATCAGCTTGCTTTAGAAAAATTGACCAAAGCCAACCTGCGTTTTGTGGTGTCTGTAGCCAAACAATACCAGAATCAGGGGTTGTCTTTAGGTGATTTGATCAATGAGGGAAACCTTGGTTTGATAAAAGCTGCGCAGCGTTTTGATGAAACCAGGGGTTTTAAGTTTATTTCCTATGCTGTATGGTGGATCCGTCAATCCATCCTGCAGGCTTTGGCTGAACAATCCCGTATTGTAAGGCTTCCGTTAAATAGAGTTGGCTCTTTAAATAAAATCTCAAAAACATTTTCTGAACTGGAACAAAAATACGAACGTGAACCATCGCCAGACGAACTGGCAGAAGTATTAGAGGTAACCACCTCAGAAGTAGTAGACACACTGAAGATCTCCGGAAGACATGTATCTATGGATGCACCTTTTGTACAAGGAGAGGAAAACAGCCTGCTTGATGTGCTGGAAAACGACAGTGAGGATACGCCTGATTCAGAATTAATTAATGATTCTCTCCGCCGCGAGGTACAACGTGCCCTTGCTACACTTACCATGCGTGAGGCAGAAGTAATCACCTTTTATTTTGGTTTGAATGGCGAACATGCCATGACACTGGAAGAGATTGGTGAAAAATTCAATCTTACCCGTGAAAGGGTGCGCCAAATTAAAGAGAAAGCTATCCGCCGCTTGCGTCATACGTCCAGAAGTAAAGCATTAAAGCCGTATCTGGGATAA
- the pnp gene encoding polyribonucleotide nucleotidyltransferase, which translates to MLPNVITKTIELADGRKITIETGKLAKQADGSVVVRMGDTMLLATVVANQEAREGIDFLPLSVDYQEKFAAAGKIPGGFLRREGRLSDHEILVSRLVDRALRPLFPDDYHAETQVNIFLISADQNVLPDSLAALAASSALAVSDIPFNGPISEVRVAKIDGQYLVNPPADQLSKATLDLIVAASYDDITMVEGEMNEVSEEEVLEALKTAHEAIKLQVQAQRELTELVGKTQKRVYSHEVNDSVLKEQLYLLLYEKAYAVAKSTIINKHERSEAFKAIKQAYIDSLPEDHTIDLALVSKYYHDIEKDAARNLVLNEGVRLDGRKPDQIRPIWSEIDYLPSAHGSAIFTRGETQSLTTVTLGTKLDEQMIDSAMLSGFNKFILHYNFPGFSTGEVKPNRGPGRREVGHGNLAHRALKKVLPPDEENPYTLRVVSDILESNGSSSMATVCAGTLALMDAGIKIKAPVSGIAMGMISDSKTKKYAILSDILGDEDHLGDMDFKVTGTAKGITACQMDIKVDGLSYEVLAQALAQAKQGRLHILGEMNKTLAEPKPDLKPNAPRSVTVKIDRDQIGAVIGPGGKVVQDIQKESGATVVIEERDNAGYVNIFAVDKVAMEKALRRVKGIVAIPTIGDVYEGKVKSIMPFGAFVEFMPGKDGLLHISEIKWERLEKMEGVLEVGEEVKVKLVDVDKKTGKYRLSRKVLLPKPEGKTANS; encoded by the coding sequence ATGTTACCAAATGTAATCACCAAAACCATTGAACTCGCCGATGGTAGAAAAATAACTATTGAAACCGGTAAACTTGCTAAACAAGCTGATGGCTCTGTTGTCGTTCGGATGGGCGATACTATGTTGCTGGCTACAGTAGTGGCCAATCAGGAAGCCCGGGAGGGCATCGATTTTTTGCCTTTATCAGTAGACTACCAGGAAAAATTTGCGGCGGCAGGAAAAATCCCTGGTGGATTCCTTCGTCGCGAAGGCAGGCTCTCAGACCATGAAATTCTGGTAAGCCGCCTGGTAGACCGTGCCTTACGTCCGCTTTTTCCCGACGATTACCATGCTGAAACACAGGTAAATATTTTTTTAATTTCAGCTGATCAGAATGTATTGCCAGATTCTCTGGCTGCCCTTGCCGCTTCTTCTGCCCTTGCCGTTTCAGATATTCCTTTTAATGGCCCTATTTCAGAAGTAAGAGTAGCCAAAATCGATGGCCAGTACCTGGTTAATCCTCCTGCTGACCAGCTCAGTAAAGCTACCCTTGATCTGATTGTGGCCGCTTCCTACGATGATATTACCATGGTAGAAGGAGAAATGAACGAAGTATCTGAGGAAGAAGTGCTGGAAGCTTTGAAAACTGCCCATGAAGCCATCAAACTTCAGGTGCAGGCCCAGAGAGAATTAACTGAACTGGTGGGTAAAACCCAGAAAAGAGTGTACTCTCATGAAGTAAATGATTCAGTACTAAAAGAACAATTATATTTATTGCTGTATGAAAAAGCTTATGCTGTAGCCAAATCTACTATTATTAATAAGCATGAGCGCAGTGAAGCTTTTAAAGCGATAAAACAAGCCTATATAGATTCCTTACCTGAAGATCATACCATTGACCTGGCCCTGGTAAGTAAATATTACCATGATATAGAGAAAGATGCCGCCAGAAACCTGGTGCTCAATGAAGGTGTACGTCTGGATGGCCGCAAACCAGACCAGATCCGTCCGATCTGGAGTGAAATTGATTATTTGCCTTCTGCGCATGGATCAGCCATTTTTACCCGTGGCGAAACTCAGTCTCTCACTACGGTTACGCTGGGCACCAAGCTGGACGAACAGATGATTGACAGTGCCATGCTAAGTGGATTCAATAAATTTATTCTGCATTATAATTTTCCAGGTTTCTCTACCGGCGAAGTAAAACCTAACCGTGGGCCGGGTAGGAGAGAAGTAGGGCATGGAAATCTGGCTCACCGGGCACTCAAGAAAGTACTGCCGCCAGATGAAGAAAATCCATATACCCTGCGGGTGGTATCAGATATTCTGGAATCGAATGGTTCTTCTTCCATGGCTACTGTTTGCGCCGGTACACTGGCGCTAATGGACGCTGGTATCAAAATTAAAGCGCCTGTTTCCGGGATAGCGATGGGGATGATCTCTGATAGCAAGACAAAAAAATATGCCATCCTGTCTGACATCTTAGGGGATGAAGATCACCTGGGCGATATGGATTTTAAAGTAACCGGTACAGCCAAAGGAATTACTGCCTGCCAGATGGATATTAAGGTTGATGGATTATCTTACGAAGTCTTGGCTCAGGCACTTGCCCAGGCCAAACAAGGCAGACTGCACATTTTAGGAGAGATGAACAAAACCCTTGCCGAACCAAAACCGGATCTGAAGCCGAATGCTCCCCGCTCAGTTACTGTTAAAATTGACCGTGATCAGATTGGAGCCGTTATCGGACCTGGTGGTAAAGTGGTACAGGATATTCAGAAAGAATCTGGCGCAACGGTAGTGATTGAAGAAAGGGATAATGCAGGGTATGTAAATATTTTTGCTGTAGATAAAGTAGCGATGGAGAAAGCGCTGAGACGGGTAAAAGGCATAGTTGCCATTCCAACCATAGGCGATGTATATGAAGGAAAGGTAAAATCTATAATGCCCTTTGGTGCATTTGTAGAATTTATGCCAGGCAAAGATGGACTGCTGCATATTTCTGAAATCAAGTGGGAACGCCTGGAAAAAATGGAAGGTGTATTGGAAGTAGGAGAGGAAGTAAAAGTGAAACTGGTGGATGTAGATAAAAAAACCGGTAAATACAGGCTTTCCAGAAAAGTATTACTGCCTAAACCGGAGGGTAAAACGGCTAACTCCTGA
- the rpsO gene encoding 30S ribosomal protein S15, giving the protein MYLTAEKKQELFANHGIAKQKADTGSAESQIALFTFRINHLTEHLKTHKKDFSTRLGLLKLVGKRRRLLDYLAHTEIERYRAIISELQLRK; this is encoded by the coding sequence ATGTATTTGACCGCAGAAAAAAAACAAGAATTATTTGCCAATCATGGGATTGCAAAGCAAAAAGCGGATACGGGTTCTGCTGAATCACAAATTGCTTTGTTTACTTTCCGCATTAATCACCTGACTGAGCACCTGAAAACCCATAAAAAAGATTTCTCTACCAGACTGGGTTTGCTGAAACTGGTAGGTAAAAGAAGAAGGTTGCTGGATTATCTGGCACATACCGAAATAGAAAGATACAGAGCTATTATTAGTGAACTACAATTAAGAAAGTAA